A window from Dehalobacter sp. DCA encodes these proteins:
- a CDS encoding MarR family winged helix-turn-helix transcriptional regulator, whose amino-acid sequence MQNNPSEVEIVQLFSEIGRSLKKTMRKSFECNGLTMPQGMVMSTLIKRGEMKISEISSELHLSNSTISGIIDRLEKHDLVIRTRSEQDRRIVYVKVSPKYVDFHREFHHQAEKDLQKILSRATPEDMRKILEGLTALKKILGQ is encoded by the coding sequence ATGCAGAATAACCCCAGCGAAGTGGAAATTGTTCAACTTTTTTCCGAAATTGGCAGATCTCTGAAGAAAACAATGCGTAAAAGTTTTGAATGCAACGGTTTAACGATGCCGCAAGGCATGGTGATGAGCACCCTGATAAAACGCGGTGAAATGAAGATATCCGAAATAAGTAGCGAACTGCATCTTTCCAACAGCACGATCTCAGGTATTATTGACCGTCTGGAAAAGCATGATTTGGTCATTCGGACCAGAAGCGAACAGGACAGACGCATTGTCTATGTAAAAGTGAGTCCAAAGTATGTTGACTTTCACCGGGAATTTCATCACCAAGCCGAAAAAGACTTGCAGAAAATACTGAGCAGAGCTACCCCTGAAGATATGAGAAAAATATTAGAGGGTTTGACTGCTTTAAAGAAGATCCTGGGTCAATGA
- a CDS encoding ABC transporter ATP-binding protein, whose translation MLKLYRYLKPFRHLVYGVLILVFLQTLGDLYLPTLMSDIINDGVMNGDTQKILHIGGVMLLVAGVAAVFSILASFLSAKAAVGLGTVLRSKIFGRIESFSLHEFDKIGTATLITRTTNDINQVQTVTIMIMRLMISAPIMAIGGIILAYREDKALTWVLAVAIPVLAIVIVMIASKMIPLFRLVQVKIDRINLVLREKLTGVRVIRAFNTIEHEKKRFDAANVDLTDNYIKVNKIMAFMMPTIMLIMNLTSLAILWFGGIRISIGDMNLGALSAFTQYAMQIMMSMLMLAMMFIMVPRSQAAAVRINEVLETVPEIEDAKDLKDTFSGKGYVEFKDVTFSYHGAEEPAIRDISFAARPGEITAIIGSTGSGKSTLINLIPRFYDVDSGSVLIDGVDVRDISQENLRQKIGFVPQKAVLFSGTIAENIQFGGKQATEEEIQHAAEVAQAAEFITKMDGGYDHVIAQGGTNVSGGQKQRLAIARALVRKPEIYIFDDSFSALDFKTDARLRAALKQEIAEATVLIIAQRVGTVMDADRIIVLDNGQIAGIGTHKELLNSCEVYREIVSSQLSEEEIA comes from the coding sequence ATGCTGAAATTATACCGTTATTTAAAACCTTTTAGACATCTGGTTTACGGCGTATTGATCCTCGTTTTTCTCCAAACGCTCGGTGATCTGTATCTGCCTACGCTGATGTCAGATATCATCAATGACGGCGTCATGAATGGTGATACGCAGAAGATTTTGCATATAGGAGGAGTCATGCTTCTGGTCGCCGGAGTAGCCGCTGTATTTTCCATCCTGGCCAGCTTTTTATCCGCCAAGGCTGCCGTAGGGTTAGGAACCGTTTTGCGGAGCAAAATTTTTGGGAGAATCGAAAGTTTTTCTTTACATGAATTTGATAAAATCGGTACCGCGACGCTCATTACCCGGACGACAAATGACATCAACCAGGTCCAGACAGTTACCATCATGATTATGCGCCTGATGATCAGCGCCCCGATCATGGCGATCGGCGGAATCATCCTGGCTTACCGGGAAGATAAGGCCCTTACTTGGGTACTTGCTGTCGCCATACCGGTTCTAGCAATTGTCATTGTGATGATTGCTTCCAAAATGATACCGCTGTTTCGATTAGTCCAGGTAAAAATTGACAGGATCAACCTGGTACTCAGGGAAAAACTTACCGGCGTCCGGGTCATCCGCGCCTTTAATACGATTGAACATGAAAAAAAGCGTTTTGATGCCGCCAACGTCGATCTCACAGACAACTACATTAAAGTAAATAAAATCATGGCATTTATGATGCCGACGATTATGCTGATTATGAACTTAACTTCATTGGCAATCCTTTGGTTTGGAGGCATCCGCATCAGTATCGGCGATATGAACCTGGGAGCCCTTTCCGCATTTACGCAGTATGCGATGCAGATTATGATGTCCATGTTGATGCTGGCCATGATGTTCATTATGGTTCCCCGGTCTCAGGCTGCAGCTGTCAGAATCAATGAAGTCCTGGAAACCGTACCTGAAATTGAAGATGCCAAGGACCTGAAGGATACTTTCAGCGGTAAAGGCTATGTGGAATTCAAGGATGTCACCTTTAGTTACCACGGCGCAGAAGAACCCGCTATCCGGGATATATCTTTCGCCGCCCGGCCTGGTGAAATCACAGCGATCATTGGCAGCACCGGTTCAGGGAAATCAACGCTTATCAACCTAATACCAAGGTTTTATGATGTCGACAGCGGCTCCGTCCTGATCGACGGCGTGGATGTCCGGGATATATCCCAGGAAAACCTTCGTCAGAAAATTGGTTTTGTGCCGCAAAAAGCGGTCCTCTTTTCGGGAACGATTGCCGAGAATATCCAGTTTGGCGGCAAACAGGCCACTGAAGAAGAAATTCAGCATGCTGCAGAAGTTGCCCAAGCCGCTGAATTTATCACCAAAATGGACGGTGGGTATGACCATGTCATCGCCCAAGGCGGCACTAATGTTTCCGGCGGTCAGAAACAGCGGTTGGCTATTGCGCGGGCCTTGGTCCGCAAGCCGGAAATCTATATTTTTGACGACAGTTTTTCTGCCCTGGATTTTAAAACGGATGCGCGTCTGCGAGCAGCCCTGAAACAGGAGATTGCCGAGGCAACCGTCCTTATTATCGCCCAAAGAGTAGGCACCGTCATGGACGCGGATCGAATCATTGTCCTGGACAATGGTCAAATCGCAGGCATTGGGACGCATAAGGAACTGTTGAATAGCTGCGAAGTCTATCGTGAAATTGTCTCATCCCAGCTGTCAGAGGAGGAAATCGCATGA
- a CDS encoding ABC transporter ATP-binding protein → MSGENKNQNTMRNRQGQRGPGGPGGPGSHFGAPVEKAKNFRGSLARLLQYLKPHKVHLIVVLIFAIASTSFTIAAPKVSSKAINKLQDAYMARMMLQKMSEAQEKGVDSIYTQMADVQLKAVDQISKQIANPATSKPTNPESLNTVKALITLPAINTIQDPQEKANTVIKMLDLLNALPNMGESSLNNTQDGTVRKIDADSINTIKTFLQLPMLSSVTNAEEKADVCQKIIDLGEKMSATSATGLDMPNTQQNVEFTDDQINGAITAIRETNGEYDFHYIGMIALILIGMYLISALFSLIMGLVMSGVSQRTVRDLRRVVDNKLAKLPLKYYDMHPYGDILSRVTNDIDTIATTLQQSLTQIITSVITIIGYIIMMLTISPVLTLIIIASLPLYMLSTTMIAKKSQKYFAVQQKELGDLSSHVEEMYTGHKIVKAFGHEKDAIEKFESINNRLYGAGWKAQFVSGIMFPLMNFISNLSYVGISIVGGIWITRNLLGLGDILAFIQYSRSFTMPIIQTANIANVIQSTIACAERVFEVLDEQEEIPDSPEAVILDMPKGNIRIDHVSFRYTEDVPLIEDMNLEVRQGDTIAIVGPTGAGKTTLVNLLMRFYEISSGKISIDGVDIKDMPRSELRKLFGMVLQDTWLFNGSIKDNITYSKEGATMEQIVRAAKAAHADHFIRTLPDGYDTILNEEATNISQGQKQLLTIARAILADPAILILDEATSSVDTRTEVLIQKAMKNLMKGRTNFVIAHRLSTIRDAELILVMNNGSIIETGNHKELLAKGGFYAELYNSQFSEDTDIAG, encoded by the coding sequence ATGAGCGGCGAAAATAAAAACCAAAACACGATGCGCAATCGGCAGGGCCAAAGAGGGCCGGGGGGACCGGGGGGACCGGGCAGCCACTTTGGTGCTCCCGTAGAAAAAGCTAAGAATTTCCGCGGAAGTCTGGCAAGGCTCCTTCAGTATTTAAAACCCCATAAAGTCCATTTAATTGTTGTATTGATCTTTGCAATCGCCAGTACATCTTTTACAATTGCAGCTCCTAAGGTAAGCAGTAAAGCAATCAACAAACTGCAGGATGCTTATATGGCGAGAATGATGCTGCAAAAAATGTCTGAGGCGCAGGAAAAGGGCGTTGACAGCATTTATACCCAGATGGCCGATGTCCAGCTGAAAGCAGTCGACCAGATCAGCAAGCAGATCGCAAACCCCGCAACCAGTAAACCCACCAACCCTGAATCTTTGAATACAGTCAAAGCGCTGATCACGCTACCTGCAATTAATACAATTCAAGATCCGCAGGAAAAAGCCAATACCGTCATTAAAATGTTGGATCTCCTCAATGCACTGCCAAATATGGGAGAAAGCAGTCTCAACAACACGCAGGATGGGACAGTTAGAAAGATTGATGCGGACAGCATAAATACGATCAAAACCTTCCTGCAATTACCGATGCTGAGTTCGGTGACGAATGCCGAAGAAAAAGCGGATGTTTGCCAAAAGATTATTGATTTAGGGGAAAAGATGTCCGCAACCAGCGCGACAGGCTTGGATATGCCGAATACCCAGCAAAATGTCGAGTTTACCGATGATCAAATCAATGGCGCCATTACAGCGATCAGAGAAACGAACGGTGAATACGATTTCCATTATATCGGTATGATCGCCTTGATCCTGATCGGCATGTATCTCATCAGCGCCTTGTTCAGCCTGATCATGGGTCTTGTGATGTCAGGCGTTTCCCAGCGTACAGTCCGGGATCTACGCCGGGTAGTAGATAACAAGCTGGCCAAATTGCCCTTAAAATATTACGATATGCACCCTTATGGCGATATCTTAAGCCGCGTGACCAACGATATCGACACCATTGCCACTACCCTACAGCAAAGCTTAACCCAAATCATTACCTCCGTGATAACAATCATAGGTTATATTATCATGATGCTCACAATCAGTCCGGTTCTCACCCTGATTATTATCGCCTCATTGCCGCTGTATATGCTGTCCACCACAATGATCGCCAAGAAATCCCAAAAATACTTTGCCGTCCAGCAAAAAGAGCTGGGGGACCTCAGCAGCCATGTGGAAGAGATGTACACCGGGCATAAGATCGTTAAGGCTTTTGGCCATGAAAAGGATGCCATCGAAAAATTCGAATCCATCAATAACCGGCTTTATGGCGCAGGTTGGAAAGCCCAGTTCGTTTCCGGGATTATGTTCCCGCTGATGAACTTTATTAGTAATCTCAGTTATGTCGGCATCAGCATTGTCGGGGGCATCTGGATCACGCGCAATCTGTTAGGATTAGGTGATATTCTGGCCTTTATCCAATATTCACGTTCATTTACTATGCCGATCATCCAAACTGCCAATATCGCCAACGTTATCCAGTCTACTATTGCCTGCGCTGAACGCGTCTTTGAAGTTCTAGACGAACAGGAAGAAATTCCAGACAGTCCTGAAGCTGTGATTCTGGATATGCCCAAAGGAAATATCCGCATCGACCATGTCAGCTTCCGCTATACAGAAGATGTCCCGCTGATTGAAGATATGAACCTTGAAGTGAGGCAGGGAGATACCATCGCCATCGTCGGACCAACCGGTGCAGGTAAAACTACCCTGGTCAACCTCCTGATGCGGTTTTACGAGATCAGCTCAGGCAAAATCAGTATTGACGGTGTGGACATCAAGGATATGCCGCGCAGCGAGCTGCGTAAACTCTTTGGGATGGTCCTTCAGGATACTTGGCTGTTTAACGGCAGCATTAAAGATAATATCACCTACTCCAAAGAAGGCGCGACGATGGAACAAATCGTCCGCGCGGCCAAAGCAGCCCATGCCGACCATTTTATCCGGACACTTCCTGATGGCTATGATACGATTCTGAATGAGGAAGCGACCAATATCTCGCAGGGACAGAAGCAGCTGCTCACTATCGCCCGGGCTATTTTGGCCGATCCGGCAATATTGATTCTCGATGAAGCAACCAGCAGCGTGGACACCCGGACTGAAGTATTGATCCAGAAAGCAATGAAGAACCTGATGAAAGGCCGAACGAATTTTGTAATTGCTCACAGGCTTTCCACCATACGCGATGCTGAACTTATTCTGGTCATGAATAACGGCAGTATCATTGAAACAGGCAATCACAAAGAACTGCTGGCTAAAGGCGGATTCTACGCCGAATTATATAACAGCCAGTTCTCAGAAGACACGGATATTGCGGGATAA